From Heteronotia binoei isolate CCM8104 ecotype False Entrance Well chromosome 12, APGP_CSIRO_Hbin_v1, whole genome shotgun sequence, the proteins below share one genomic window:
- the LOC132580008 gene encoding uncharacterized protein LOC132580008 encodes MSKMMSSCTKPKLMASVYIATFMSIATYSYLQNQKLPFKPVVKNSLCQGIVVNDTITPLRDNRTFIIAPYFDNRKNRMTRVIAIVHHKEVKELYCHFCHPSSGETHISKAEIHILSDRFGFPYGATHLLCLQPEDWDSHYMTIHWSPNNNTGPLPLFEIRNREPEGSLVDFTVCISTMFGEYNNVLQFVQSMEMYKILGVGRVVIYKNNCSQLMGKVLDFYVAEGLVEIIPWPIDSYLSVSSQCLYSVDPRDIHYYGQVTALNDCVYRNMYRSKYVLLNDIDEIILPIKYPDWKSMMQSLKSQHPKAAVFFFNNCLFPTHVFTPNDPFNISSWRKIPGTNILQHVFREPYNKQVGNPRKMIIDPRKVIQQSVHKALQAYGGNVPVPMNIGFLFHCRTAKQPQLPRKSLIRDISLWRYNASLVGNVSKVLHQIAL; translated from the coding sequence ATGTCCAAAATGATGAGCTCTTGCACAAAACCAAAACTGATGGCCAGTGTTTACATTGCCACCTTCATGTCAATAGCAACCTATTCCTACCTCCAGAATCAAAAACTCCCTTTCAAGCCGGTGGTGAAGAACAGCCTCTGCCAAGGGATTGTTGTCAATGACACCATCACACCCTTAAGAGATAACAGAACCTTCATCATCGCTCCATACTTTGACAACAGGAAGAACAGAATGACACGAGTGATTGCAATAGTACACCACAAAGAGGTCAAGGAACTTTACTGCCACTTTTGCCACCCATCCAGTGGTGAAACACATATTTCCAAGGCCGAAATACATATCCTTTCTGATAGATTTGGATTCCCTTATGGTGCCACACACTTGCTTTGTCTGCAACCAGAAGACTGGGATTCACATTATATGACAATCCATTGGTCGCCAAATAACAATACTGGCCCATTGCCACTATTTGAAATAAGAAACCGTGAACCTGAGGGTTCCCTTGTGGACTTTACAGTTTGCATCTCCACCATGTTTGGGGAGTACAACAATGTCCTGCAATTTGTGCAGAGCATGGAGATGTATAAAATCCTTGGGGTGGGCCGAGTGGTGATCTACAAGAACAACTGCAGCCAGTTGATGGGGAAAGTGCTGGACTTTTATGTCGCAGAAGGGCTAGTTGAAATAATTCCTTGGCCCATTGACTCGTACCTCAGTGTTTCTTCTCAGTGTCTTTACTCAGTGGATCCCAGGGACATTCACTACTATGGACAGGTCACAGCCTTGAATGACTGTGTCTATCGCAACATGTACAGGAGTAAATATGTGCTGCTGAATGACATCGATGAAATTATTCTGCCCATTAAATATCCAGACTGGAAAAGCATGATGCAGAGTCTTAAGAGCCAACATCCAAAGGCTGCTGTTTTCTTCTTTAATAACTGTCTTTTCCCTACACATGTATTCACTCCCAATGACCCATTCAACATTTCCTCTTGGAGGAAGATACCTGGCACCAACATACTGCAACATGTCTTCAGGGAGCCTTACAACAAGCAAGTTGGGAATCCTCGGAAAATGATAATTGATCCAAGGAAAGTCATCCAGCAATCTGTACATAAGGCTCTCCAAGCATATGGAGGCAATGTTCCTGTTCCAATGAATATTGGCTTTTTGTTTCATTGCCGGACTGCAAAGCAACCTCAGCTTCCAAGAAAATCTCTCATTAGAGACATAAGTCTCTGGAGATATAATGCATCTTTGGTTGGGAATGTCAGCAAAGTGCTCCATCAAATAGCACTGTAA
- the LOC132580009 gene encoding uncharacterized protein LOC132580009, producing MMSSWTKPKLMASVYIATFMSIATYSYLQNQKLSFKLVVKNSICQGIVVNDTITPLRDNRTFIIAPYLDNRKNRMTRVIAIVHHKEVKELYCHFCHPSSGETHISKAEIHILSDRFGFPYGATHLLCLQPEDWDSHYMTIHWSPNNNTGPLPLFEIRNREPEGSLVDFTVCISTMFGEYNNVLQFVQSMEMYKILGVGRVVIYKNNCSQLMGKVLDFYVAEGLVEIIPWPIDLYLSVSSQCLYSVDPRDIHYYGQVTALNDCVYRNMYRSKYVLLNDIDEIILPIKYPDWKSMMKSLKSQHPKAAVFFFQSHLFPNHVFTPSDPFNISSWRKIPGTNILQHSFREPDRNPISNPRKMIIDPKKVVQQSVHKALQAYGGNVYVPMNVGFLFHCRTAKQSPLPRESLIRDISLWRYNMSLVGNVSKVLHQIAL from the coding sequence ATGATGAGCTCTTGGACAAAACCAAAACTGATGGCCAGTGTTTACATTGCCACCTTCATGTCAATAGCAACTTATTCCTACCTCCAGAATCAAAAACTCTCTTTCAAGCTGGTGGTGAAGAACAGCATCTGCCAAGGGATTGTTGTCAATGACACCATCACACCCTTAAGAGATAACAGAACCTTCATCATCGCTCCATACCTTGACAACAGGAAGAACAGAATGACACGAGTGATTGCAATAGTACACCACAAAGAGGTCAAGGAACTTTACTGCCACTTTTGCCACCCATCCAGTGGTGAAACACATATTTCCAAGGCCGAAATACATATCCTTTCTGATAGATTTGGATTCCCTTATGGTGCCACACACTTGCTTTGTCTGCAACCAGAAGACTGGGATTCACATTATATGACAATCCATTGGTCGCCAAATAACAATACTGGCCCATTGCCACTATTTGAAATAAGAAACCGTGAACCTGAGGGCTCCCTTGTGGACTTTACAGTTTGCATCTCCACCATGTTTGGGGAGTACAACAATGTCCTGCAATTTGTGCAGAGCATGGAGATGTATAAAATCCTCGGGGTGGGCCGAGTGGTGATCTACAAGAACAACTGCAGTCAGTTGATGGGGAAAGTGCTGGACTTTTATGTCGCAGAAGGGCTAGTTGAAATAATTCCTTGGCCCATTGACTTATACCTCAGTGTTTCTTCTCAGTGTCTTTACTCAGTGGATCCCAGGGACATTCACTACTATGGACAGGTCACAGCCTTGAATGACTGTGTCTATCGCAACATGTACAGGAGCAAATATGTGCTGCTGAATGACATCGATGAAATTATTCTGCCCATTAAATATCCAGACTGGAAAAGCATGATGAAGAGTCTTAAGAGCCAACATCCAAAGGCTGCTGTTTTCTTCTTTCAGAGCCATCTTTTCCCTAATCATGTATTCACTCCCAGTGACCCATTCAACATTTCCTCTTGGAGGAAGATACCTGGCACCAACATACTGCAACACAGCTTCAGGGAGCCTGACAGGAACCCAATTTCGAATCCTCGGAAAATGATAATTGATCCAAAGAAAGTTGTCCAGCAATCTGTACATAAAGCTCTGCAAGCATATGGAGGCAATGTTTATGTTCCAATGAATGTCGGCTTTTTGTTTCATTGCCGGACTGCAAAGCAATCTCCGCTTCCAAGAGAATCTCTCATTAGGGACATAAGTCTCTGGAGATATAACATGTCTTTGGTTGGGAATGTCAGCAAAGTGCTCCATCAAATAGCACTGTAA